A genomic segment from Oncorhynchus clarkii lewisi isolate Uvic-CL-2024 chromosome 12, UVic_Ocla_1.0, whole genome shotgun sequence encodes:
- the LOC139421807 gene encoding uncharacterized protein, giving the protein MAFHSPALICERLEYSVAVCVIHQITAPPTRSQPHPPHHTPTHQITPPPTRSHPHPPDHTPTRFTYIFNHTPTHQITPPPTTSHPHPPNITPPPTRSQPHPPDHTPTHHITSPPTQHHTPTHQITTPPTHHITPPTSHHIPTHHITPPPNPITTSHPTSHPHLPHHTHHHITPITTSQPHPPHHTPTTSHTHHCITHPPHPHPPHHTHHHITPITTSQPHPPHHTHHIPTHHITPTHHITPTTTSHPPHHTHHHITPPPITTSHPHPPHHNPTHHIKPITTSHPTSHPHLPHHTHHHITPITTSQPHPPHHTPTTSHTHHCITHPPHPHPPHHTHHHITPITTSQPHTPHHTHHIPTHHITPTTSHPPPHHTHHITPTTTSHPHPSPHHTPTHHITTPPTTSSPSPHHTQRHTPTYNITPTTTSHPSPHHNPTHHITHPPHHTPTTASHTHHIPTHHITPITTSHPPHHTHHHITSPPTHHISPPPNVTPPHNTSHPHPPTTSHHQPTPKQTIAPELRLAP; this is encoded by the exons ATGGCTTTCCATTCTCCTGCTCTGATCTGTGAGAGGTTGGAATAcagtgtagcagtgtgtgtgatCCACCAGATCACAGCCCCACCCACCAGATCACAGCCccacccaccacatcacacccccaCCCACCAGATCACACCCCCACCCACCAGATCACACCCCCACCCACCAGATCACACCCCCACTCGTTTTACTTACATTTTCA ATCACACCCCCACCCACCAGATCACACCCCCACCCACCACATCACATCCCCACCCACCCAACATCACACCCCCACCCACCAGATCACAACCCCACCCACCAGATCACACCCCCACCCACCACATCACATCCCCACCCACCCAACATCACACCCCCACCCACCAGATcacaaccccacccacccaccacatcacacccccaacctcccaccacatccccacccaccacatcacacccccaCCCAAC CCCATCACCACATCACACCCAACGTCACACCCCCACCTACCacatcacacccaccaccacatcacacccatcACCACATCACAACCCcacccaccacatcacacacccaccacatcacacaccCACCACTGCATCACACACCCACCACATCCccacccaccacatcacacccaccaccacatcacacccatcACCACATCACAACCccacccaccacatcacacccaccacatccccacccaccacatcacacccacccaccacatcacacccaccaccacatcacacccaccacatcacacccaccaccacatcacacccccaCCCATCACCACATCACACCCCCACCCACCACATCACAACCCCACCCACCACATCAAGCCCATCACCACATCACACCCAACGTCACACCCCCACCTACCacatcacacccaccaccacatcacacccatcACCACATCACAACCCcacccaccacatcacacacccaccacatcacacaccCACCACTGCATCACACACCCACCACATCCccacccaccacatcacacccaccaccacatcacacccatcACCACATCACAACcccacacaccacatcacacccaccacatccccacccaccacatcacacccaccacatcacacccaccaccacatcacacccaccacatcacacccaccaccacatcacacccccaCCCATCACCACATCACACCCCCACCCACCACATCACAACCCCACCCACCACATCAAGCCCATCACCACATCACACCCAACGTCACACCCCCACCTACAacatcacacccaccaccacatcacacccatcACCACATCACAACCCcacccaccacatcacacacccaccacatcacacaccCACCACTGCATCACACACCCACCACATCCccacccaccacatcacacccatcaccacatcacacccaccacatcacacccaccaccacatcacatccccacccacccaccacatcTCACCCCCACCCAACGTCACACccccacacaacacatcacacCCCCACCCACCTACCACATCACACCACCAGCCAAC GCCAAAGCAAACGATTGCCCCTGAGCTGAGACTGGCTCCCTGA